One genomic window of Sphingomonas ginsengisoli An et al. 2013 includes the following:
- a CDS encoding FAD-binding oxidoreductase, translated as MTAAEQMIEAARARLDARAVVTEPANLEPWLTDWRGRWTGRAAGLLQPTTTDEVAEIVRLAEQHGVALVPQGGNTSMVGGATPDESGAAVILSLRRMNRIRHLGEGQAIVEAGVILADLQAAAAAEGQRLPLDLGARGSATLGGLASTNAGGTQVLRFGTMRRLVGGVEAVLSGGLVHDGLAGLKKDNRGYAIDQLLIGAEGTLGIVTAVAVHLVPAVRERAVAWVGLASPQQGLDLLRFLDARTATVEGFEILPQDSLERVLRFIPDTRAPLGGRHAWHALIEATATADHAEPPAALLERLLSDALAAHLLDDAALATSEAQAEAFWRIRHSISEAEKRAGPALQHDISVPVAAMPRFMVEAAATVERACPGTHASGFGHLGDGNVHFHVRAPAQDGDRWLERDGPAATRLVHDLVTAAGGSLSAEHGIGQMKREELARLSSPARMFALRATKQALDPHGIFNPGKLVG; from the coding sequence ATGACCGCGGCGGAGCAGATGATCGAGGCAGCCCGCGCCCGTCTCGACGCGCGCGCGGTGGTGACAGAGCCCGCCAATCTTGAGCCCTGGCTGACCGATTGGCGCGGCCGCTGGACCGGGCGGGCGGCGGGTCTGCTCCAGCCGACGACCACCGACGAGGTCGCCGAGATCGTCCGCCTCGCCGAACAGCATGGAGTCGCGCTGGTGCCCCAGGGCGGCAATACCTCGATGGTTGGCGGCGCGACCCCCGACGAGAGCGGCGCCGCGGTCATTCTGTCGCTGCGGCGAATGAACCGCATCCGCCATCTCGGTGAAGGCCAGGCAATCGTCGAGGCGGGGGTGATCCTCGCCGACCTCCAGGCCGCCGCCGCGGCGGAGGGCCAGCGCTTGCCGCTCGACCTCGGCGCGCGCGGCAGTGCGACGCTGGGCGGGCTCGCCTCAACCAATGCCGGCGGCACGCAGGTACTCCGCTTCGGCACCATGCGGCGGCTGGTCGGCGGGGTCGAGGCGGTGCTGAGCGGCGGGCTGGTCCACGACGGCCTAGCCGGGCTCAAGAAGGACAATCGCGGCTATGCGATCGACCAGCTGCTGATCGGCGCCGAAGGCACGCTCGGCATCGTCACCGCGGTCGCGGTCCACCTGGTCCCGGCCGTGCGCGAGCGCGCGGTGGCGTGGGTCGGCCTCGCGAGCCCACAACAGGGGCTCGACCTCCTCCGCTTCCTCGACGCGCGGACCGCGACAGTCGAAGGGTTCGAGATCCTGCCGCAGGACAGCCTCGAACGCGTGCTGCGCTTCATTCCCGACACGCGCGCACCGCTTGGCGGCCGCCACGCCTGGCACGCCCTGATCGAGGCGACCGCCACCGCCGACCATGCCGAACCGCCGGCCGCCCTGCTCGAGCGACTGCTTTCGGACGCGCTGGCGGCGCATCTGCTCGACGATGCGGCGCTCGCCACCAGCGAGGCCCAGGCCGAGGCCTTCTGGCGCATCCGCCACAGCATTTCGGAGGCCGAGAAACGCGCGGGGCCGGCGCTGCAGCACGACATCTCGGTCCCGGTCGCGGCGATGCCGCGCTTCATGGTCGAGGCGGCGGCAACGGTGGAGCGGGCGTGTCCCGGCACCCATGCGTCGGGCTTCGGCCATCTCGGCGACGGCAATGTCCACTTCCACGTCCGCGCGCCAGCGCAGGATGGCGACCGCTGGCTGGAGCGCGACGGGCCGGCCGCGACGCGGCTCGTCCACGATCTCGTCACCGCCGCCGGCGGCTCGCTCTCCGCCGAGCATGGCATCGGCCAGATGAAGCGCGAGGAGCTCGCCCGGCTCAGCTCCCCGGCGCGGATGTTCGCGCTGCGGGCGACCAAGCAGGCGCTCGACCCCCACGGTATCTTCAACCCGGGCAAGCTGGTC
- a CDS encoding dihydrofolate reductase: protein MNDAARPPLTLIVARAQNGVIGRDGALPWHLPADLKRFKALTMGTAMLMGRKTFDSLPGVLPGRRHLVLTRDTQWQAPGAEVVHSVEEAIAAAAGAPVSVIGGAEIFALTLPSATRIELTEVLADIAGDTIMPDPRAEGGWREVGREKHPAEGERPAFAFVTLYRAP, encoded by the coding sequence ATGAACGATGCTGCCCGTCCGCCCCTGACCCTGATCGTCGCGCGCGCGCAAAATGGCGTCATCGGGCGCGACGGCGCGCTGCCCTGGCATCTCCCCGCCGACCTCAAGCGGTTCAAGGCGCTGACCATGGGGACGGCGATGCTGATGGGCCGCAAGACCTTCGACAGCCTGCCGGGCGTGCTGCCCGGCCGGCGGCACCTGGTGCTCACGCGCGATACGCAGTGGCAGGCGCCGGGCGCCGAGGTGGTTCATTCGGTGGAGGAAGCGATCGCTGCTGCCGCCGGCGCACCAGTGAGCGTGATCGGCGGCGCCGAAATCTTCGCGCTGACGCTGCCGAGTGCGACCCGCATCGAGCTGACCGAGGTGCTGGCCGACATCGCTGGCGACACCATCATGCCCGATCCGCGCGCAGAAGGCGGTTGGCGGGAGGTAGGACGCGAGAAGCATCCGGCGGAGGGCGAGCGGCCCGCCTTCGCCTTCGTCACGCTCTATCGCGCGCCTTAA
- a CDS encoding adenylate kinase yields the protein MNIILLGPPGAGKGTQAQRLERERGMIQMSTGDMLRAAVKAGTPVGLKAKAVMEAGELVSDAIVSALIGERLDETADKGAIFDGFPRTGHQAEALEILLAQRGRKLDYVIELEVDEEALVERITGRFTCANCGASYHDRFKQPQVEGTCDVCGHHEFKRRPDDNEQTVRTRMAEYRAKTAPILPYYEDKGLVRRVDGMASVDDVARQIDAILDT from the coding sequence GTGAATATCATCCTTCTTGGGCCGCCGGGCGCGGGCAAGGGCACCCAGGCCCAGCGGCTCGAGCGCGAGCGCGGCATGATCCAGATGTCGACCGGCGACATGCTGCGTGCGGCGGTCAAGGCCGGCACGCCAGTCGGACTGAAAGCCAAGGCCGTGATGGAAGCGGGCGAGCTGGTCAGCGACGCAATCGTCTCCGCGCTGATTGGCGAGCGGCTCGACGAGACCGCCGACAAGGGCGCGATCTTCGACGGCTTCCCGCGGACCGGCCATCAGGCCGAAGCGCTCGAAATCCTGCTCGCCCAGCGCGGCCGCAAGCTCGACTATGTGATCGAGCTTGAGGTCGACGAGGAAGCGCTGGTCGAGCGCATCACCGGCCGCTTCACCTGCGCCAATTGCGGCGCCAGCTACCACGACCGCTTCAAGCAGCCGCAGGTCGAGGGCACTTGCGACGTCTGCGGCCACCACGAGTTCAAGCGGCGGCCCGACGACAATGAGCAGACCGTCCGCACGCGGATGGCCGAATATCGCGCCAAGACCGCGCCGATCCTACCGTATTATGAGGACAAGGGACTGGTGCGGCGGGTCGACGGCATGGCCAGCGTCGACGACGTCGCGCGGCAGATCGACGCCATCCTTGACACTTAA
- the secY gene encoding preprotein translocase subunit SecY, whose product MASAAERLASSITFSNFSRATELKKRIWFTVGALILFRLLSHVPMPGIDPRAMAELFKTQQGGVLDFFNTFSGGSLQRMSIIALGVMPYITASIVVQLAATMYPPWMALKKEGETGRKRLNQYTRYLTVLLTMVQGYFIAVGLEGLGQTQNIAAVVQPGITFRVAATVSLIGGTLFLMWIGEQITSRGIGNGVSLIIMAGIVASLPTHLAQLLEGGRAGTMDPIVIILVIALVVGLILFICFMERAQRRVLIQYPKRATARGMMSQERSHLPIKINTAGVIPPIFASSLLLMPLTVIQMAGARTAGSGGSDFLITLSTYLQHGSPIFMTLYGLGIVFFCFFYTAVQFNSEETAENLKRNGGFIPGVRPGKATEEYFDRLLNRLTVLGAAYLVIICLVPEIMFTQLGIPFYLGGTSLLIVVNVTMDTVSQIQSHLIAHQYGDLIKKAKLKGARAARR is encoded by the coding sequence ATGGCATCCGCAGCCGAACGCCTGGCTTCCAGCATTACGTTCTCGAACTTCAGCCGGGCGACCGAGCTCAAGAAGCGCATCTGGTTCACGGTGGGGGCGCTGATCCTCTTCCGTCTGCTCAGCCACGTGCCGATGCCGGGGATCGACCCCCGCGCCATGGCCGAGCTGTTCAAGACCCAGCAGGGCGGCGTGCTCGACTTCTTCAACACCTTCTCGGGCGGCAGCCTGCAGCGGATGAGCATCATCGCGCTCGGCGTCATGCCCTACATCACCGCTTCGATCGTCGTGCAGCTTGCCGCGACCATGTATCCGCCGTGGATGGCCCTCAAGAAGGAGGGTGAGACCGGGCGCAAGCGCCTCAACCAGTACACCCGCTACCTGACCGTCCTGCTGACGATGGTGCAGGGCTATTTCATCGCGGTCGGGCTCGAGGGCCTCGGTCAGACGCAGAACATCGCTGCGGTGGTCCAGCCGGGTATCACCTTCCGCGTCGCCGCGACTGTCAGCCTGATCGGCGGCACCCTCTTCCTGATGTGGATCGGTGAGCAGATCACCAGCCGCGGGATCGGCAACGGCGTGTCGCTGATCATCATGGCCGGCATCGTCGCCTCGCTGCCGACCCACCTCGCCCAGCTGCTCGAAGGCGGCCGCGCGGGGACGATGGACCCGATCGTGATCATCCTGGTGATCGCTCTCGTCGTTGGCCTCATCCTCTTCATCTGCTTCATGGAGCGGGCCCAGCGCCGCGTCCTCATCCAATATCCCAAGCGCGCCACCGCGCGGGGCATGATGAGCCAGGAGCGCAGCCACCTGCCGATCAAGATCAACACCGCGGGCGTGATTCCGCCGATCTTCGCCAGCTCGCTGCTGCTGATGCCGCTGACCGTCATCCAGATGGCCGGCGCGCGCACGGCGGGCTCGGGCGGCAGCGACTTCCTGATCACGCTGTCGACCTACCTGCAGCACGGCAGCCCGATCTTCATGACCCTCTACGGGCTGGGCATCGTCTTCTTCTGCTTCTTCTACACCGCGGTGCAGTTCAATTCGGAAGAGACCGCCGAGAACCTCAAGCGCAACGGCGGCTTCATCCCGGGCGTTCGGCCGGGCAAGGCGACGGAAGAATATTTCGACCGCCTGCTCAACCGCCTGACCGTGCTCGGCGCGGCTTACCTGGTGATCATCTGCCTGGTGCCGGAGATCATGTTCACCCAGCTCGGCATCCCGTTCTACCTCGGCGGGACGAGCCTGCTGATCGTGGTCAACGTGACGATGGATACGGTCAGCCAGATCCAGAGCCACCTGATCGCGCATCAATATGGCGACCTCATCAAGAAGGCCAAGCTCAAGGGGGCGCGGGCAGCGCGCCGCTGA
- the rplO gene encoding 50S ribosomal protein L15 has protein sequence MKLNELRDNEGARKSRMRVGRGIGSGKGKTSGRGQKGQTSRSGVSIFGFEGGQMPLHMRIPKRGFNNIFARDYAEVNLGAIQKLVDAGTLKTDGTIDHDALKAAGIARGGKDGVRILGKGELKAKLALKVAGVSKGAREAIEQAGGSVELIERKVPAELAAAKKGKAREARIASKAAKSGK, from the coding sequence ATGAAACTGAACGAACTCCGCGACAACGAAGGCGCCCGCAAGTCCCGCATGCGGGTCGGCCGGGGCATCGGCTCGGGCAAGGGCAAGACCTCGGGCCGCGGCCAGAAGGGCCAGACCAGCCGCTCGGGCGTCAGCATCTTCGGCTTCGAAGGTGGCCAGATGCCGCTCCACATGCGGATCCCGAAGCGCGGCTTCAACAACATCTTCGCGCGTGACTATGCCGAAGTGAACCTCGGCGCGATCCAGAAGCTGGTCGATGCCGGCACGCTCAAGACCGACGGCACGATCGACCACGACGCCTTGAAGGCCGCGGGTATCGCGCGCGGCGGCAAGGACGGCGTTCGCATCCTCGGCAAGGGTGAGCTCAAGGCCAAGCTGGCGCTCAAGGTCGCCGGCGTGTCCAAGGGCGCGCGTGAGGCGATCGAACAGGCCGGCGGCAGCGTCGAGCTGATCGAGCGCAAGGTTCCGGCCGAACTCGCTGCTGCCAAGAAGGGCAAGGCGCGAGAGGCGCGCATTGCCAGCAAGGCCGCGAAGTCCGGCAAGTAA
- the rpmD gene encoding 50S ribosomal protein L30 → MATIKITQTGSPIRRDKTQRATLVGLGLNKMHRTVEVEETPEVAGQLRKVQHLVNVER, encoded by the coding sequence ATGGCCACCATCAAGATCACCCAGACGGGTTCGCCGATCCGCCGCGACAAGACCCAGCGCGCGACGCTGGTCGGTCTCGGCCTCAACAAGATGCATCGCACCGTCGAGGTGGAGGAGACCCCCGAGGTCGCCGGCCAGCTCCGCAAGGTGCAGCATCTGGTGAACGTGGAGCGCTAA
- the rpsE gene encoding 30S ribosomal protein S5, which yields MADETETQTQAGAPDAAPAAQGADAGQPATEGRGPRGGRGRGGPGGGRDNRGGGNRGRRDDRRGGPRGDDDGEELIEKLVHINRVSKTVKGGKRFGFAALVVVGDGKGRAGFGHGKAREVPEAISKATAAAKKAMIRVPLRDGRTLHHDGLGHFGAGRVTVRTAPAGTGIIAGGPMRAIFESLGVADVVTKSVGTSNPYNMIRATFEALKEQTSPRSVAQRRGKKVADLLGRGGMASAEAEATAEAITE from the coding sequence ATGGCTGACGAGACTGAAACCCAGACCCAGGCGGGTGCTCCCGACGCGGCTCCGGCGGCCCAGGGCGCCGACGCCGGTCAGCCGGCCACCGAGGGCCGCGGTCCGCGCGGCGGTCGTGGCCGTGGCGGCCCCGGCGGCGGTCGTGACAATCGCGGCGGCGGCAACCGTGGCCGGCGCGACGATCGTCGTGGCGGTCCGCGCGGCGACGACGACGGCGAAGAGCTGATCGAGAAGCTGGTCCACATCAATCGCGTCTCCAAGACCGTGAAGGGCGGCAAGCGCTTCGGCTTTGCCGCGCTGGTCGTGGTCGGCGACGGCAAAGGCCGCGCTGGCTTCGGTCACGGCAAGGCGCGCGAAGTGCCGGAAGCCATCAGCAAGGCGACCGCGGCGGCCAAGAAGGCCATGATCCGCGTGCCGCTGCGCGATGGCCGCACCCTGCACCATGACGGCCTCGGTCACTTCGGTGCCGGCCGCGTCACCGTCCGCACCGCTCCGGCGGGGACCGGGATCATCGCGGGTGGCCCGATGCGCGCCATCTTCGAGAGCCTCGGCGTCGCCGACGTGGTCACCAAGTCGGTCGGGACCTCGAACCCGTACAACATGATCCGGGCGACCTTCGAGGCGCTCAAGGAACAGACCAGCCCCCGTTCGGTGGCGCAGCGTCGCGGCAAGAAGGTCGCCGACCTGCTCGGCCGTGGCGGCATGGCCAGCGCCGAGGCGGAAGCGACCGCCGAAGCGATCACGGAGTAA
- the rplR gene encoding 50S ribosomal protein L18, translating to MAKLSLFDRRRRRVRTALKARASGKARLSVHRSGRHIYAQVIDDAAGRTVASASTLDKDLRGKTSATAEGAKAVGKALAERAKAAGVDRVVFDRGGFLFHGRVKALADAAREGGLEF from the coding sequence ATGGCCAAGCTCTCCCTCTTCGACCGGCGTCGTCGCCGGGTTCGCACCGCGCTGAAGGCGCGCGCGTCGGGCAAGGCGCGGCTGTCCGTGCATCGCTCGGGCCGCCACATCTACGCCCAGGTCATCGACGATGCCGCCGGCCGCACGGTCGCGTCGGCCTCGACCCTCGACAAGGACCTGCGCGGCAAGACCAGCGCGACCGCTGAGGGCGCCAAGGCTGTCGGCAAGGCGCTCGCCGAGCGCGCCAAGGCGGCGGGTGTCGACCGGGTCGTGTTCGACCGCGGCGGTTTTCTCTTCCATGGCCGGGTCAAGGCCCTGGCCGACGCCGCCCGAGAGGGCGGTCTGGAGTTCTAA
- the rplF gene encoding 50S ribosomal protein L6, with the protein MSRIGKRPVPVPTGVTANLEGRNLSVKGPKGTLSMTVMDDLVNTTVEDGQISVQPVNDSQRARAAWGMQRTNVLNLVTGVTEGFTKVLEITGVGYRAAAQGKNLRLQLGYSHDVNYAVPEGIEVKTPDPNTVEISGIDKQKVGQVAAEIRRWRKPEPYKGKGIKYRGEFIFRKEGKKK; encoded by the coding sequence ATGAGCCGCATCGGCAAAAGGCCCGTCCCGGTTCCGACCGGCGTGACCGCCAACCTCGAAGGCCGCAACCTGTCGGTGAAGGGACCCAAGGGCACCCTCTCGATGACCGTCATGGACGACCTGGTGAACACCACCGTCGAGGACGGCCAGATCAGCGTCCAGCCGGTCAACGACAGCCAGCGCGCTCGCGCCGCCTGGGGCATGCAGCGCACCAACGTGCTCAACCTCGTCACCGGTGTGACCGAGGGCTTCACCAAGGTGCTCGAGATCACCGGCGTCGGCTACCGCGCCGCGGCCCAGGGCAAGAACCTGCGCCTGCAGCTCGGCTACAGCCACGACGTCAACTACGCCGTGCCGGAAGGCATCGAGGTCAAGACTCCCGACCCTAACACGGTCGAGATCAGCGGCATCGACAAGCAGAAGGTCGGCCAGGTCGCCGCCGAAATCCGTCGCTGGCGCAAGCCCGAGCCGTACAAGGGCAAGGGCATCAAGTACCGCGGCGAGTTCATCTTCCGCAAGGAAGGGAAGAAGAAGTAA
- the rpsH gene encoding 30S ribosomal protein S8, producing MPMTDPLGDMLTRIRNGQQARKDSILTPASNLRVRVLDVLQREGYIRGYAEEELSGHKGLRIELKYFEGQPAIQHLARVSKPGRRVYSGATELPRIRNGLGMTIVSTPRGVLSDAEAREQNVGGEVLAEVF from the coding sequence ATGCCAATGACCGATCCCCTGGGTGATATGCTCACCCGCATCCGCAACGGCCAGCAGGCGCGCAAGGACTCGATCCTGACGCCGGCGTCCAACCTGCGTGTCCGCGTCCTCGACGTGTTGCAGCGCGAAGGCTATATCCGCGGTTACGCCGAGGAAGAGCTGTCGGGCCACAAGGGCCTGCGGATCGAACTCAAATATTTCGAAGGCCAGCCGGCCATCCAGCATCTCGCGCGTGTCTCGAAGCCCGGTCGCCGGGTCTATTCTGGCGCAACCGAACTGCCGCGGATCCGCAATGGCCTTGGCATGACCATCGTCTCGACGCCTCGTGGCGTTCTGTCCGACGCGGAAGCGCGCGAGCAGAACGTCGGCGGCGAGGTGCTGGCGGAGGTGTTCTAA
- the rpsN gene encoding 30S ribosomal protein S14, whose product MAKLSSINKNERRRKLVEKTAPKLAKLKAKANDKSLDETERLIARLKMAELPRNGNKTRIRNRCELTGRSRAYYRKFRLSRVMLREMGNKGLIPGLTKSSW is encoded by the coding sequence ATGGCGAAACTGAGTTCCATCAACAAGAACGAGCGGCGTCGCAAGCTGGTCGAGAAGACTGCGCCCAAGCTGGCGAAGCTGAAGGCGAAGGCTAACGACAAGTCGCTCGACGAGACCGAGCGGCTGATCGCTCGGCTCAAGATGGCCGAACTTCCGCGTAACGGTAACAAGACGCGGATCCGCAACCGGTGTGAGCTGACGGGCCGTTCCCGCGCTTATTACCGCAAGTTCCGTCTGTCGCGCGTGATGCTTCGGGAAATGGGCAACAAGGGCCTCATTCCCGGCCTCACCAAGTCGAGCTGGTAA
- the rplE gene encoding 50S ribosomal protein L5: MADAYIARLKKDYDERIAPAMTERFGYKNRMEVPKLEKIVINMGVGEATQDKKKVEQAAAEMQAIAGQKPVITKAKKSIAQFKLREGMPIGCKVTLRRERMYEFLDRLVTVALPRVRDFRGLNPKSFDGRGNYAMGLKEQIVFPEINYDQIDKVRGMDIIVTTTAKTDEEARELLRLFNFPFPAADDQKQAA; the protein is encoded by the coding sequence ATGGCTGACGCTTATATCGCGCGCCTGAAGAAGGATTATGACGAGCGCATCGCGCCGGCCATGACCGAGCGGTTTGGTTACAAGAACCGCATGGAAGTGCCCAAGCTCGAGAAGATCGTCATCAACATGGGCGTCGGCGAGGCGACCCAGGACAAGAAGAAGGTCGAGCAGGCCGCCGCCGAGATGCAGGCGATCGCCGGGCAGAAGCCGGTGATCACCAAGGCCAAGAAGTCGATCGCGCAGTTCAAGCTGCGTGAAGGCATGCCGATCGGCTGCAAGGTGACCTTGCGCCGCGAGCGGATGTACGAGTTCCTCGACCGTCTCGTGACCGTGGCGCTGCCGCGGGTCCGCGACTTCCGTGGGCTCAACCCCAAGTCCTTCGACGGTCGTGGCAATTACGCCATGGGCCTGAAGGAGCAGATCGTGTTCCCCGAGATCAACTACGACCAGATCGACAAGGTCCGGGGGATGGACATCATCGTGACGACGACCGCGAAGACGGATGAGGAAGCGCGCGAACTGCTGCGCCTCTTCAATTTCCCGTTCCCGGCCGCCGACGACCAGAAGCAGGCCGCCTGA
- the rplX gene encoding 50S ribosomal protein L24, translating to MAAAKIKKGDKVVVLSGKDKGKTGEVVQSMPKEQKVVVSGVNVAVRHRKASQENPQGGLERKEAPLHVSKVAHADPKTGGPTRVRFEERDGKKVRVAVKSGELING from the coding sequence ATGGCTGCCGCGAAGATCAAGAAGGGCGACAAGGTCGTCGTCCTGTCAGGCAAGGACAAGGGCAAGACCGGTGAGGTCGTCCAGTCCATGCCGAAAGAGCAGAAGGTGGTCGTCAGCGGCGTCAATGTCGCCGTCCGCCATCGCAAGGCGAGCCAGGAGAACCCGCAGGGTGGCCTGGAGCGCAAGGAAGCGCCGCTGCACGTGTCCAAGGTCGCGCATGCCGACCCGAAGACCGGCGGGCCGACCCGCGTCCGCTTCGAGGAGCGCGACGGCAAGAAGGTCCGGGTGGCGGTCAAGTCCGGGGAGCTGATCAATGGCTGA
- the rplN gene encoding 50S ribosomal protein L14 encodes MIQMQSNLDVADNSGAKRVQCIKVLGGSKRRTAGVGDIIVVSVKEAQPKGRVKKGDVHRAVIVRTAKDIRRPDGSVIRFDSNAAVLVNKNEEPIGTRIFGPVVRELRGRKHMKIISLAPEVL; translated from the coding sequence ATGATCCAGATGCAGTCCAACCTGGACGTCGCAGACAATAGCGGGGCCAAGCGCGTCCAGTGCATCAAGGTGCTGGGCGGGTCGAAGCGCCGTACCGCGGGCGTCGGCGACATCATCGTCGTCTCCGTCAAGGAAGCGCAGCCGAAGGGCCGGGTGAAGAAGGGTGACGTGCATCGCGCGGTCATCGTTCGCACCGCCAAGGACATCCGCCGTCCCGACGGTTCGGTGATCCGCTTCGACTCGAACGCCGCCGTGCTGGTCAACAAGAACGAGGAGCCGATCGGCACCCGTATCTTCGGCCCGGTGGTGCGCGAGCTGCGCGGCCGCAAGCACATGAAGATCATCAGCCTGGCGCCGGAGGTTCTGTAA
- the rpsQ gene encoding 30S ribosomal protein S17: MPKRVLTGTVVSDKGDKTVVVRVERRVKHPLYGKIIKLSKKYHAHDEANAYSLGEQVRIQECAPVSKLKTWTVVERVNEAKASDLAEAANV; encoded by the coding sequence ATGCCCAAGCGCGTCCTCACCGGCACCGTGGTGTCCGACAAGGGTGACAAGACCGTGGTGGTCCGCGTCGAGCGGCGGGTGAAGCACCCGCTCTACGGCAAGATCATCAAGCTGTCGAAGAAGTATCATGCCCACGACGAGGCGAATGCCTACTCGCTGGGTGAGCAGGTGCGCATTCAGGAATGCGCGCCAGTGTCGAAGCTCAAGACCTGGACCGTCGTCGAGCGGGTCAACGAAGCCAAGGCTTCGGACCTCGCCGAAGCGGCCAACGTCTGA
- the rpmC gene encoding 50S ribosomal protein L29: MAKREDLSVQTDDQLSTQLGDLKREQFNLRFQAATGQLEKPSRVREVRRTIARIKTLQGQRSKSAPAQQG; this comes from the coding sequence ATGGCCAAGCGTGAAGACCTGTCGGTCCAGACCGACGACCAGCTGTCGACCCAGCTCGGCGACCTTAAGCGGGAGCAGTTCAACCTGCGCTTCCAGGCCGCCACCGGCCAGCTGGAGAAGCCGAGCCGCGTGCGCGAGGTTCGTCGCACCATCGCCCGTATCAAGACCCTGCAGGGCCAGCGCTCCAAGAGCGCCCCGGCGCAGCAGGGCTGA
- the rplP gene encoding 50S ribosomal protein L16 → MLQPKRTKFRKAFKGRIHGNAKGGTELNFGAFGLKAMEPERITARQIEAARRAITRHIKRQGRLWIRIFPDLPVSSKPAEVRMGSGKGAPEYWVARVKPGRILFELDGVPGPLAKTAFERAAEKLPIRTKVVARLGETLVEAD, encoded by the coding sequence ATGCTGCAACCAAAGCGCACCAAGTTCCGCAAGGCCTTCAAGGGCCGCATCCATGGCAACGCCAAGGGCGGGACCGAGCTCAACTTCGGCGCCTTCGGCCTGAAGGCGATGGAGCCCGAGCGGATCACCGCGCGGCAGATCGAGGCGGCTCGCCGCGCGATCACCCGCCACATCAAGCGCCAGGGCCGTCTCTGGATCCGGATTTTCCCGGACCTGCCGGTCTCGTCCAAGCCCGCCGAAGTCCGCATGGGCTCGGGTAAGGGTGCGCCCGAATATTGGGTCGCGCGGGTCAAGCCCGGCCGCATCCTGTTCGAGCTCGACGGCGTTCCGGGGCCGCTCGCCAAGACCGCGTTCGAGCGGGCTGCCGAGAAGCTCCCCATCCGCACCAAGGTGGTTGCCCGCCTCGGTGAAACCCTGGTTGAGGCTGACTAA
- the rpsC gene encoding 30S ribosomal protein S3 has product MGNKSSAIGLRLQINRTWDSRWFAEGQDYGRLLLEDLKIRQYIFKTLPQAAISKVVIERPAKLCRISVYAARPGVIIGKKGSDIEKLKKTLGKMTGSEVSLNIVEIRKPEVDARLVAQGIADQLERRIAFRRAMKRAVQSAMRLGAEGIRIECGGRLGGAEIARSERYREGRVPLHTLRGNVDYAEAQAHTAYGVCGVKVWVFKGEILGHDPLAQDRLMMEAQTSGVRPARDDDRRR; this is encoded by the coding sequence ATGGGTAACAAGTCCTCTGCGATCGGCCTTCGGCTGCAGATCAACCGTACCTGGGACAGCCGCTGGTTTGCGGAAGGTCAGGACTACGGTCGGCTGCTGCTGGAAGACCTCAAGATCCGCCAATACATCTTCAAGACGCTGCCGCAGGCCGCGATCTCGAAGGTCGTCATCGAGCGTCCCGCCAAGCTGTGCCGCATCTCGGTGTATGCCGCCCGTCCGGGTGTCATCATCGGCAAGAAGGGCAGCGACATCGAGAAGCTGAAGAAGACCCTGGGCAAGATGACCGGGTCGGAAGTCAGCCTCAACATCGTCGAGATCCGCAAGCCGGAAGTCGATGCGCGCCTCGTGGCGCAGGGCATCGCCGACCAGCTCGAGCGCCGGATTGCTTTCCGCCGCGCCATGAAGCGCGCCGTTCAGTCGGCGATGCGGCTGGGCGCCGAGGGCATCCGAATCGAGTGCGGCGGTCGTCTCGGCGGCGCCGAGATCGCCCGTTCGGAGCGTTATCGCGAGGGCCGGGTGCCGCTGCACACGCTGCGCGGCAACGTCGACTATGCCGAGGCCCAGGCCCACACCGCTTATGGCGTGTGCGGGGTCAAGGTGTGGGTGTTCAAGGGCGAGATCCTTGGCCACGACCCCCTGGCCCAGGATCGCCTGATGATGGAAGCCCAGACTTCCGGCGTGCGCCCGGCGCGCGACGACGACCGTCGCCGGTAA